A genome region from Oenanthe melanoleuca isolate GR-GAL-2019-014 chromosome 14, OMel1.0, whole genome shotgun sequence includes the following:
- the LOC130259435 gene encoding protein FAM3A-like: protein MRAGDVKDLLRVLWLLSEGTLVLVASYNDPATKLMEESRRIFGELGSAVAKDLGFRDSWVFVGAEGVQDRSPFEQEGGISGGLEHIRNSCSSNKYEGWPEALELRGCVPRRPPGGPQNRGGTPKTPRTQNPLEDPKTTQDPPKMSPNKGGDGSGVFGGFWGPAL from the exons ATGCGGGCAGGGG ACGTGAAGGATCTGCTGCGGGTCCTGTGGCTGCTGAGTGAGGGGACCTTGGTGCTCGTAGCCTCCTACAATGACCCGGCCACCAA GCTgatggaggagagcaggaggatttttggggagctGGGCAGCGCCGTGGCCAAagatttggggttcagggaCAGCTGGGTCTTCGTGGGGGCTGAGGGAGTGCAGGACAGGAGCCCCTTTGAGCAGGAGGGGGGGATTTCGGGGGGGTtggag cacatccggaacagctgcagctccaacaAATACGAGGGGTGGCCGGAGGCGCTGGAGCTGAGGGGCTGTGTCCCGCGGCGCCCcccggggggaccccaaaaccgcGGGGGGACTCCAAAAACACCCAGGACCCAAAACCCGTTGGaggaccccaaaaccacccaggacccccccaaaatgtcaccaaatAAAGGCGGGGACGGGTCTGGAgtgtttgggggattttggggtcctgcACTATAG